A portion of the Drosophila innubila isolate TH190305 chromosome 3L unlocalized genomic scaffold, UK_Dinn_1.0 0_D_3L, whole genome shotgun sequence genome contains these proteins:
- the LOC117787928 gene encoding serine/arginine repetitive matrix protein 2 isoform X1 has protein sequence MSINEADGDKTCECSCGSLCFESDTDQDIKTDEHKKHKNKKDKNDENMEKGRQYTWFNENGRLMSRKLTNYESHLEDEVQKLQDALFSISSHYAKIQFRLRQIAGASGNERLCLLRELQRITCQGIDSSRNNDELPTLMSDAYSMGDVRARQQKILTQLRKRLSDLAEVTDSGFCIESESSYNFRKYERSYGTTPCEITSDGTVEHGKYCPCIMCREEFCRESACKRGYLAETWPKLCCSEDEHRECQSKTKSKSKKKRQKQKSRKLDKISPRRSSRRGSLNRYYRMPSEGNRQDSPNAGKNSISKSQRATLTSINSGGIRGSSIRGKPPGSRHQSETALISQLSGKSLSQSVGKRSSQRSSSQRGPQGSVNRISIGEKGSGHRSRQASPNETSGVGSSPSQRSTLASPSSSPSLGKNSKKRSQQESISSSTSGGKSLGRKSPLLSISARRNNIDGSLPFLKRTSLESLGNQESKRQSKLRTSKASLDSKRSLMSARKSNPDKRQCGKKTMLSKLSCKLTRRCSKKASISKKKPSYLENKDEDQNEERQSVSANKRDESPSFREDIEDDQQYEGKIHKGSILRKLEGDANEDKSENRTSRNQEDIDEHQYANEDSQSLRSYAWKQPLVVYSTNEENRHYCKKSCRGKCAKSGQCGRIHDCLKKFEAITSKKSNAILKMCSALGFSQMHTPHRISSRSYQELNQYRVEAHRNRRKQNISRDTLDEDQFHYESQESRISIKRGQRSVRSSPENEYDKDRGESTRSRKVSKKGRAQSIAEKELDEDQDQDKSKRSSTASKKGNRSIQRSPQDEYDQSQIKSERMSAASNREQRTIRKNPKEEYDKDQGESTRSSKVSKNERRHNIPEEELNEDLDPENSKRNSTASKRTQRSLRRSSQDKDREGSTRSSKVSNYRRRQNVFDEYAEEDKSKRNSTSSKRTQRSVQRSSQEEYDQDREESARASKARKNGRSQNISDEELDEDQDKDKSKRNSTSSRKTQRSVRSISQEEYDKDRKESTRSSKVSKNRRGQSIPEEELNPDRLQENIKRISTASRRDQSSVRRSSQEEFDLDRQESSRSSRVSKHRRDQNISDEELDSDQDKEKSKRNSTASKTTQRSVRRSSQEDYAKDQEESARSSKVSKYERRQNISVKQLDEDQDVDKSKRSSASSRRTQRSVRSSSQEEYGQDRAESTRSSNVSRNEMGQSISEEESDENRDQEYTERSSNPVKSGWRESIRLDEIDLNREEMRRSSKSFNKTRGLLHSRLINSLSNTPKDPIQNKTECLTPAPSAIFTRSMVEMTTNIERDNTNRTNTIKKISQRRETKKNCTKTVNFEKCPCPCKNQEKKTEKKFFSFSFEARQCKLAKPQENTSTKNQTCDSKCHCVKPQCGHHQLLRPFSHHSMLELPLLYPRAIGKPRKMTKCERKDCKDASWKGRKYFEELSKQVNNPYILKAHETQTPTTSTKQSKFAEKPSAYKDPMEDDVYTDC, from the exons ATGAGTATCAATGAAGCAGATGGGGACAAAACGTGCGAATGCTCCTGTGGGAGCCTGTGTTTTGAAAGCGATACGGATCAGGATATCAAGACGGATGAGCACAAGAAGCATAAGAATAAGAAGGATAAGAACGATGAGAACATGGAAAAGGGACGTCAATACACCTGGTTTAATGAAAACGGACGACTGATGAGTCGCAAGCTAACGAATTACGAGAGTCATCTGGAGGACGAAGTCCAGAAATTGCAGGATGCACTATTTTCAATCTCCTCCCACTATGCAAAGATACAATTTCGATTACGTCAAATTGCCGGCGCCTCAGGAAATGAGCGTTTGTGCCTCCTTCGGGAGCTTCAGAGGATTACATGCCAGGGCATAGATTCCAGTCGGAATAATGATGAGCTACCCACATTGATGAGCGATGCTTACAGCATGGGAGATGTTCGCGCTCGACAGCAGAAGATCCTTACACAGCTGAGGAAACGCCTCTCAGATCTAGCTGAGGTGACCGATTCTGGTTTCTGCATTGAATCGGAAAGCAGCTACAATTTTCGGAAATACGAAAGATCTTATGGCACAACTCCGTGTGAGATAACCTCAGACGGTACTGTGGAGCACGGCAAGTACTGCCCTTGCATTATGTGCAGAGAAGAATTCTGCAGAGAATCGGCTTGCAAGCGAGGCTACCTGGCCGAAACGTGGCCTAAGCTATGCTGCAGTGAAGATGAACACCGTGAATGTCAATCtaaaacaaagtcaaaatCTAAGAAAAAgcgacaaaagcaaaagtcgAGGAAATTGGATAAAATATCACCCAGAAGATCTTCCCGCCGTGGTAGTCTTAATCGATATTATCGTATGCCGAGTGAAGGAAACCGTCAGGACTCTCCGAATGCAGGGAAAAATTCCATTTCCAAAAGTCAACGAGCAACTCTTACAAGTATCAATAGTGGAGGAATACGTGGCAGTTCCATAAGAGGAAAACCTCCAGGTAGCAGACACCAATCAGAAACAGCTTTGATTAGTCAACTCAGCGGAAAAAGTCTTTCTCAAAGTGTGGGAAAACGTTCCAGCCAAAGAAGTTCCAGTCAAAGGGGCCCGCAGGGATCTGTGAATCGTATCTCCATTGGGGAAAAAGGTTCGGGTCATAGAAGCCGGCAGGCATCTCCGAATGAAACTTCTGGTGTGGGAAGTAGTCCCAGTCAAAGAAGCACGCTGGCATCTCCTAGTAGTAGCCCTAGTTTGGGAAAGAATTCCAAGAAAAGAAGCCAGCAGGAATCTATCAGTAGTTCAACTAGTGGAGGGAAAAGTCTTGGTCGAAAAAGCCCACTGCTTTCGATCTCTGCCAGACGTAATAATATCGATGGAAGCTTACCTTTTCTTAAGAGAACATCTTTAGAAAGTCTAGGCAATCAAGAAAGCAAAAGACAAAGTAAACTGAGAACAAGCAAAGCAAGCTTAGACAGCAAACGCAGTTTGATGAGTGCACGAAAATCAAATCCAGACAAA CGTCAGTGTGGAAAGAAAACTATGCTAAGCAAACTTTCGTGCAAATTGACACGGAGGTGCAGTAAGAAAGcatcaatttcaaaaaagaaaccgagctatttagaaaataaagatGAGGATCAAAATGAGGAGAGACAAAGTGTCAGTGCAAATAAGAGAGATGAATCTCCAAGCTTTAGAGAAGATATAGAAGATGATCAACAATATGAAGGCAAAATACATAAAGGATCAATTCTTCGCAAACTTGAAGGCGATGCGAATGAAGATAAATCAGAAAATAGAACGTCTAGAAATCAAGAAGATATTGATGAACATCAATATGCAAATGAGGATAGTCAGTCATTGAGATCGTATGCGTGGAAACAACCTCTCGTTGTTTATTCAACTAACGAGGAGAATCGTCACTACTGCAAGAAAAGTTGTAGGGGAAAATGTGCCAAATCTGGACAATGTGGGAGAATTCACGACTGTTTAAAAAAGTTTGAGGCAATAACGTCTAAAAAGAGTAATGCAATCTTAAAAATGTGTAGTGCTCTGGGATTTTCCCAGATGCATACGCCTCATCGAATTAGTTCTCGAAGCTATCAGGAACTTAATCAATATCGTGTAGAGGCCCATAGAAATAGAAGAAAGCAAAACATATCTAGGGACACATTAGACGAAGATCAATTTCACTATGAGAGCCAGGAAAGTAGAATATCTATCAAAAGAGGACAAAGATCAGTACGAAGTAGTCCGGAGAATGAATACGATAAAGATCGAGGAGAGAGTACAAGAAGTAGAAAAGTAAGCAAGAAAGGAAGAGCACAAAGCATTGCTGAAAAAGAACTAGACGAAGATCAAGACCAagataaaagtaaaagaagtAGCACAGCTAGCAAAAAAGGAAATAGATCTATACAAAGAAGTCCCCAAGATGAATACGATCAAAGTCAAATAAAGAGTGAAAGAATGAGCGCTGCCAGCAATAGAGAACAAAGAACAATACGAAAAAATCCTAAAGAAGAATACGATAAAGATCAAGGAGAAAGCACAAGAAGTAGCAAGGTAAGCAAGAATGAAAGACGACATAATATTCCTGAGGAAGAATTGAACGAAGATTTAGACCCAGAAAATAGTAAAAGAAATAGTACAGCCAGCAAAAGAACTCAAAGATCTTTACGGAGGAGCTCTCAAGATAAAGATCGAGAAGGAAGTACAAGAAGTAGCAAGGTAAGCAATTATAGAAGAAGACAAAACGTTTTTGATGAATATGCAGAAGAAGACAAGAGCAAAAGAAATAGTACATCCAGCAAAAGAACTCAAAGATCTGTGCAAAGAAGTTCTCAAGAAGAATACGATCAAGATCGAGAAGAGAGTGCAAGAGCTAGCAAAGCAAGAAAAAATGGAAGAAGTCAAAACATTTCTGATGAAGAACTGGATGAAGATCAAGACAAAGACAAGAGTAAAAGGAATAGTACATCCAGCAGAAAAACTCAAAGATCTGTACGGAGCATTTCTCAAGAAGAATATGATAAGGATCGCAAAGAAAGTACAAGAAGTAGCAAGGTCAGCAAGAATCGAAGAGGACAAAGTATTCCTGAGGAAGAATTGAACCCAGATCGACttcaagaaaatattaaaagaattaGTACAGCTAGCAGAAGAGATCAAAGTTCTGTGCGAAGAAGTTCTCAAGAAGAATTCGATCTAGATCGACAGGAAAGTTCAAGAAGTAGCAGGGTAAGCAAGCATAGAAGAGATCAAAACATTTCTGATGAAGAACTGGACTCAGATCAAGACAAAGAAAAGAGTAAAAGAAATAGTACAGCCAGCAAAACAACTCAACGATCTGTACGGAGAAGTTCTCAAGAAGATTACGCTAAGGATCAAGAAGAGAGTGCAAGAAGTAGCAAGGTAAGCAAATATGAAAGAAGACAAAACATTTCTGTTAAACAACTGGATGAAGATCAGGACGTTGACAAGAGTAAAAGAAGTAGTGCATCCAGCAGAAGAACTCAAAGATCTGTACGGAGCAGTTCTCAAGAAGAATACGGTCAAGATCGAGCAGAGAGTACAAGAAGCAGCAATGTAAGCAGGAATGAAATGGGACAAAGCATTTCTGAAGAAGAATCGGACGAAAATCGAGACCAAGAATATACTGAAAGAAGTAGCAATCCAGTTAAAAGTGGTTGGCGAGAAAGCATTCGTCTTGATGAAATAGATCTAAATCGAGAAGAGATGAGAAGGAGTAGCAAGTCTTTCAATAAAACTAGGGGATTACTACATAGCCGTCTTATTAACTCGCTAAGTAATACACCGAAAGATCCAATTCAGAACAAAACGGAATGCCTTACTCCAGCACCATCTGCGATTTTCACACGCTCCATGGTAGAAATGACGACAAATATTGAAAGAGATAATACCAATCGGACAAACACGATTAAGAAGATAAGTCAACGTCGAGAAACTAAGAAAAATTGTACTAAAACTGTGAATTTCGAGAAATGCCCATGCCCATGTAAAAaccaagaaaagaaaactgaaaaaaaattcttcagtttttcttttgaagCTCGGCAATGTAAATTGGCGAAACCACAAGAAAATACCAGTACTAAAAATCAGACATGTGATTCGAAATGTCATTGCGTTAAGCCTCAGTGTGGTCATCACCAGTTACTGCGTCCATTCTCCCATCATTCCATGTTGGAGTTGCCCTTACTATATCCACGGGCCATCGGCAAGCCCAGAAAGATGACCAAATGTGAACGAAAAGATTGTAAGGATGCCAGCTGGAAAGgtcgaaaatattttgaagaatTGAGCAAACAAGTTAACAACCCCTACATACTGAAAGCCCATGAGACTCAGACGCCAACTACGAGTACTAAACAATCGAAATTTGCAGAAAAACCGTCAGCTTATAAAGATCCAATGGAGGATGACGTATACACTGACTGTTAG
- the LOC117787928 gene encoding serine/arginine repetitive matrix protein 2 isoform X3: protein MSINEADGDKTCECSCGSLCFESDTDQDIKTDEHKKHKNKKDKNDENMEKGRQYTWFNENGRLMSRKLTNYESHLEDEVQKLQDALFSISSHYAKIQFRLRQIAGASGNERLCLLRELQRITCQGIDSSRNNDELPTLMSDAYSMGDVRARQQKILTQLRKRLSDLAEVTDSGFCIESESSYNFRKYERSYGTTPCEITSDGTVEHGKYCPCIMCREEFCRESACKRGYLAETWPKLCCSEDEHRECQSKTKSKSKKKRQKQKSRKLDKISPRRSSRRGSLNRYYRMPSEGNRQDSPNAGKNSISKSQRATLTSINSGGIRGSSIRGKPPGSRHQSETALISQLSGKSLSQSVGKRSSQRSSSQRGPQGSVNRISIGEKGSGHRSRQASPNETSGVGSSPSQRSTLASPSSSPSLGKNSKKRSQQESISSSTSGGKSLGRKSPLLSISARRNNIDGSLPFLKRTSLESLGNQESKRQSKLRTSKASLDSKRSLMSARKSNPDKRELGSKVSDKGIHRQCGKKTMLSKLSCKLTRRCSKKASISKKKPSYLENKDEDQNEERQSVSANKRDESPSFREDIEDDQQYEGKIHKGSILRKLEGDANEDKSENRTSRNQEDIDEHQYANEDSQSLRSYAWKQPLVVYSTNEENRHYCKKSCRGKCAKSGQCGRIHDCLKKFEAITSKKSNAILKMCSALGFSQMHTPHRISSRSYQELNQYRVEAHRNRRKQNISRDTLDEDQFHYESQESRISIKRGQRSVRSSPENEYDKDRGESTRSRKVSKKGRAQSIAEKELDEDQDQDKSKRSSTASKKGNRSIQRSPQDEYDQSQIKSERMSAASNREQRTIRKNPKEEYDKDQGESTRSSKVSKNERRHNIPEEELNEDLDPENSKRNSTASKRTQRSLRRSSQDKDREGSTRSSKVSNYRRRQNVFDEYAEEDKSKRNSTSSKRTQRSVQRSSQEEYDQDREESARASKARKNGRSQNISDEELDEDQDKDKSKRNSTSSRKTQRSVRSISQEEYDKDRKESTRSSKVSKNRRGQSIPEEELNPDRLQENSKRNSTASKTTQRSVRRSSQEDYAKDQEESARSSKVSKYERRQNISVKQLDEDQDVDKSKRSSASSRRTQRSVRSSSQEEYGQDRAESTRSSNVSRNEMGQSISEEESDENRDQEYTERSSNPVKSGWRESIRLDEIDLNREEMRRSSKSFNKTRGLLHSRLINSLSNTPKDPIQNKTECLTPAPSAIFTRSMVEMTTNIERDNTNRTNTIKKISQRRETKKNCTKTVNFEKCPCPCKNQEKKTEKKFFSFSFEARQCKLAKPQENTSTKNQTCDSKCHCVKPQCGHHQLLRPFSHHSMLELPLLYPRAIGKPRKMTKCERKDCKDASWKGRKYFEELSKQVNNPYILKAHETQTPTTSTKQSKFAEKPSAYKDPMEDDVYTDC from the exons ATGAGTATCAATGAAGCAGATGGGGACAAAACGTGCGAATGCTCCTGTGGGAGCCTGTGTTTTGAAAGCGATACGGATCAGGATATCAAGACGGATGAGCACAAGAAGCATAAGAATAAGAAGGATAAGAACGATGAGAACATGGAAAAGGGACGTCAATACACCTGGTTTAATGAAAACGGACGACTGATGAGTCGCAAGCTAACGAATTACGAGAGTCATCTGGAGGACGAAGTCCAGAAATTGCAGGATGCACTATTTTCAATCTCCTCCCACTATGCAAAGATACAATTTCGATTACGTCAAATTGCCGGCGCCTCAGGAAATGAGCGTTTGTGCCTCCTTCGGGAGCTTCAGAGGATTACATGCCAGGGCATAGATTCCAGTCGGAATAATGATGAGCTACCCACATTGATGAGCGATGCTTACAGCATGGGAGATGTTCGCGCTCGACAGCAGAAGATCCTTACACAGCTGAGGAAACGCCTCTCAGATCTAGCTGAGGTGACCGATTCTGGTTTCTGCATTGAATCGGAAAGCAGCTACAATTTTCGGAAATACGAAAGATCTTATGGCACAACTCCGTGTGAGATAACCTCAGACGGTACTGTGGAGCACGGCAAGTACTGCCCTTGCATTATGTGCAGAGAAGAATTCTGCAGAGAATCGGCTTGCAAGCGAGGCTACCTGGCCGAAACGTGGCCTAAGCTATGCTGCAGTGAAGATGAACACCGTGAATGTCAATCtaaaacaaagtcaaaatCTAAGAAAAAgcgacaaaagcaaaagtcgAGGAAATTGGATAAAATATCACCCAGAAGATCTTCCCGCCGTGGTAGTCTTAATCGATATTATCGTATGCCGAGTGAAGGAAACCGTCAGGACTCTCCGAATGCAGGGAAAAATTCCATTTCCAAAAGTCAACGAGCAACTCTTACAAGTATCAATAGTGGAGGAATACGTGGCAGTTCCATAAGAGGAAAACCTCCAGGTAGCAGACACCAATCAGAAACAGCTTTGATTAGTCAACTCAGCGGAAAAAGTCTTTCTCAAAGTGTGGGAAAACGTTCCAGCCAAAGAAGTTCCAGTCAAAGGGGCCCGCAGGGATCTGTGAATCGTATCTCCATTGGGGAAAAAGGTTCGGGTCATAGAAGCCGGCAGGCATCTCCGAATGAAACTTCTGGTGTGGGAAGTAGTCCCAGTCAAAGAAGCACGCTGGCATCTCCTAGTAGTAGCCCTAGTTTGGGAAAGAATTCCAAGAAAAGAAGCCAGCAGGAATCTATCAGTAGTTCAACTAGTGGAGGGAAAAGTCTTGGTCGAAAAAGCCCACTGCTTTCGATCTCTGCCAGACGTAATAATATCGATGGAAGCTTACCTTTTCTTAAGAGAACATCTTTAGAAAGTCTAGGCAATCAAGAAAGCAAAAGACAAAGTAAACTGAGAACAAGCAAAGCAAGCTTAGACAGCAAACGCAGTTTGATGAGTGCACGAAAATCAAATCCAGACAAACGGGAACTCGGCAGCAAGGTTAGTGACAAAGGAATACATCGTCAGTGTGGAAAGAAAACTATGCTAAGCAAACTTTCGTGCAAATTGACACGGAGGTGCAGTAAGAAAGcatcaatttcaaaaaagaaaccgagctatttagaaaataaagatGAGGATCAAAATGAGGAGAGACAAAGTGTCAGTGCAAATAAGAGAGATGAATCTCCAAGCTTTAGAGAAGATATAGAAGATGATCAACAATATGAAGGCAAAATACATAAAGGATCAATTCTTCGCAAACTTGAAGGCGATGCGAATGAAGATAAATCAGAAAATAGAACGTCTAGAAATCAAGAAGATATTGATGAACATCAATATGCAAATGAGGATAGTCAGTCATTGAGATCGTATGCGTGGAAACAACCTCTCGTTGTTTATTCAACTAACGAGGAGAATCGTCACTACTGCAAGAAAAGTTGTAGGGGAAAATGTGCCAAATCTGGACAATGTGGGAGAATTCACGACTGTTTAAAAAAGTTTGAGGCAATAACGTCTAAAAAGAGTAATGCAATCTTAAAAATGTGTAGTGCTCTGGGATTTTCCCAGATGCATACGCCTCATCGAATTAGTTCTCGAAGCTATCAGGAACTTAATCAATATCGTGTAGAGGCCCATAGAAATAGAAGAAAGCAAAACATATCTAGGGACACATTAGACGAAGATCAATTTCACTATGAGAGCCAGGAAAGTAGAATATCTATCAAAAGAGGACAAAGATCAGTACGAAGTAGTCCGGAGAATGAATACGATAAAGATCGAGGAGAGAGTACAAGAAGTAGAAAAGTAAGCAAGAAAGGAAGAGCACAAAGCATTGCTGAAAAAGAACTAGACGAAGATCAAGACCAagataaaagtaaaagaagtAGCACAGCTAGCAAAAAAGGAAATAGATCTATACAAAGAAGTCCCCAAGATGAATACGATCAAAGTCAAATAAAGAGTGAAAGAATGAGCGCTGCCAGCAATAGAGAACAAAGAACAATACGAAAAAATCCTAAAGAAGAATACGATAAAGATCAAGGAGAAAGCACAAGAAGTAGCAAGGTAAGCAAGAATGAAAGACGACATAATATTCCTGAGGAAGAATTGAACGAAGATTTAGACCCAGAAAATAGTAAAAGAAATAGTACAGCCAGCAAAAGAACTCAAAGATCTTTACGGAGGAGCTCTCAAGATAAAGATCGAGAAGGAAGTACAAGAAGTAGCAAGGTAAGCAATTATAGAAGAAGACAAAACGTTTTTGATGAATATGCAGAAGAAGACAAGAGCAAAAGAAATAGTACATCCAGCAAAAGAACTCAAAGATCTGTGCAAAGAAGTTCTCAAGAAGAATACGATCAAGATCGAGAAGAGAGTGCAAGAGCTAGCAAAGCAAGAAAAAATGGAAGAAGTCAAAACATTTCTGATGAAGAACTGGATGAAGATCAAGACAAAGACAAGAGTAAAAGGAATAGTACATCCAGCAGAAAAACTCAAAGATCTGTACGGAGCATTTCTCAAGAAGAATATGATAAGGATCGCAAAGAAAGTACAAGAAGTAGCAAGGTCAGCAAGAATCGAAGAGGACAAAGTATTCCTGAGGAAGAATTGAACCCAGATCGACttcaagaaaat AGTAAAAGAAATAGTACAGCCAGCAAAACAACTCAACGATCTGTACGGAGAAGTTCTCAAGAAGATTACGCTAAGGATCAAGAAGAGAGTGCAAGAAGTAGCAAGGTAAGCAAATATGAAAGAAGACAAAACATTTCTGTTAAACAACTGGATGAAGATCAGGACGTTGACAAGAGTAAAAGAAGTAGTGCATCCAGCAGAAGAACTCAAAGATCTGTACGGAGCAGTTCTCAAGAAGAATACGGTCAAGATCGAGCAGAGAGTACAAGAAGCAGCAATGTAAGCAGGAATGAAATGGGACAAAGCATTTCTGAAGAAGAATCGGACGAAAATCGAGACCAAGAATATACTGAAAGAAGTAGCAATCCAGTTAAAAGTGGTTGGCGAGAAAGCATTCGTCTTGATGAAATAGATCTAAATCGAGAAGAGATGAGAAGGAGTAGCAAGTCTTTCAATAAAACTAGGGGATTACTACATAGCCGTCTTATTAACTCGCTAAGTAATACACCGAAAGATCCAATTCAGAACAAAACGGAATGCCTTACTCCAGCACCATCTGCGATTTTCACACGCTCCATGGTAGAAATGACGACAAATATTGAAAGAGATAATACCAATCGGACAAACACGATTAAGAAGATAAGTCAACGTCGAGAAACTAAGAAAAATTGTACTAAAACTGTGAATTTCGAGAAATGCCCATGCCCATGTAAAAaccaagaaaagaaaactgaaaaaaaattcttcagtttttcttttgaagCTCGGCAATGTAAATTGGCGAAACCACAAGAAAATACCAGTACTAAAAATCAGACATGTGATTCGAAATGTCATTGCGTTAAGCCTCAGTGTGGTCATCACCAGTTACTGCGTCCATTCTCCCATCATTCCATGTTGGAGTTGCCCTTACTATATCCACGGGCCATCGGCAAGCCCAGAAAGATGACCAAATGTGAACGAAAAGATTGTAAGGATGCCAGCTGGAAAGgtcgaaaatattttgaagaatTGAGCAAACAAGTTAACAACCCCTACATACTGAAAGCCCATGAGACTCAGACGCCAACTACGAGTACTAAACAATCGAAATTTGCAGAAAAACCGTCAGCTTATAAAGATCCAATGGAGGATGACGTATACACTGACTGTTAG